Proteins from one Staphylococcus saprophyticus subsp. saprophyticus ATCC 15305 = NCTC 7292 genomic window:
- a CDS encoding ABC transporter permease/substrate-binding protein encodes MNAFIDTLIQRRGELLTTIFEHIQISFIALLIAALIGVPLGIALTKTRKLSEVIMNIAAVLQTIPSLALLGLMIPLFGIGKVPAVIALVVYALLPILRNTYTGINEVDPSLVEAAKGIGMKPGRRLSKVELPIAMPVIMAGIRTAMVLIIGTATLAALIGAGGLGDLILLGIDRNDTSLILIGAIPAALLAILFDLVLRYMQNMSYKKLLISLGVIVIILLLVIIAPMLGQKGDKVTLAGKLGSEPSVITNMYKILIEQDTEDTVEVKDGMGKTSFLFNALKSDDIDGYLEFTGTVLGELTKEDLKSKKEAQVYQQAKSSLEDKFDMTMLKPMKYNNTYALAVKRDFAEAHHIKTIGDLNKVSDQIKPGFTLEFNDRGDGYPAVKKAYDLDLGDVKTMEPKLRYQAIENGDINLIDAYSTDAELKEYDMVVLEDDKHVFPPYQGAPMFKESYLKEHPEIKKPLNKLEGKISDEDMQQMNYDVTVKNKDPYQVAKDYLEKHNLIKH; translated from the coding sequence ATGAATGCCTTCATAGATACACTCATTCAACGTAGGGGAGAATTATTAACCACGATATTTGAACATATTCAAATTTCATTTATTGCTCTGTTGATTGCGGCTTTAATAGGTGTACCATTAGGTATTGCCTTAACAAAGACACGTAAATTGTCTGAAGTTATTATGAATATTGCTGCAGTGTTACAAACAATACCTTCTCTTGCTTTATTAGGTCTTATGATCCCGTTGTTCGGTATTGGTAAAGTACCAGCGGTGATTGCGTTAGTTGTATATGCATTATTACCTATTTTAAGAAATACATATACAGGTATAAACGAAGTGGATCCATCACTAGTGGAAGCGGCAAAAGGGATAGGTATGAAACCTGGACGACGTCTTTCGAAAGTCGAATTACCTATTGCTATGCCTGTTATTATGGCTGGTATTAGAACAGCGATGGTTTTAATTATTGGGACTGCTACACTTGCAGCATTAATAGGTGCTGGTGGTTTAGGTGATCTTATCTTGTTAGGTATCGACCGAAATGATACTTCATTAATACTAATTGGTGCCATTCCAGCAGCATTATTAGCTATACTATTTGATTTAGTTTTAAGATATATGCAAAACATGTCATATAAAAAATTACTTATTTCGCTTGGCGTCATTGTAATTATTTTATTATTAGTGATTATTGCGCCTATGCTAGGTCAAAAGGGTGACAAAGTGACTCTAGCAGGTAAATTAGGTTCTGAGCCATCCGTGATTACGAATATGTATAAGATTTTAATTGAACAAGATACCGAGGATACTGTAGAAGTTAAAGACGGTATGGGAAAAACATCATTCTTATTTAATGCATTAAAATCGGATGACATTGATGGCTATTTAGAGTTTACAGGTACGGTACTAGGTGAACTAACAAAAGAGGATTTAAAATCTAAAAAAGAAGCGCAAGTCTATCAACAAGCAAAATCTAGTCTGGAAGATAAATTTGATATGACAATGCTGAAACCAATGAAATACAACAATACGTATGCTTTAGCAGTTAAAAGAGACTTTGCAGAAGCACATCATATTAAGACGATTGGTGATTTAAATAAAGTAAGTGATCAGATTAAACCTGGCTTTACTTTAGAATTTAATGATCGTGGCGATGGTTATCCTGCCGTTAAAAAAGCATATGACCTTGATTTAGGTGACGTGAAAACAATGGAGCCTAAATTACGTTATCAAGCAATTGAAAATGGAGACATTAATTTGATTGATGCTTATTCAACAGATGCTGAACTTAAAGAATATGATATGGTTGTATTAGAAGATGATAAACATGTCTTCCCACCTTATCAAGGGGCACCTATGTTTAAGGAATCATACTTAAAAGAACATCCAGAAATTAAAAAACCACTGAATAAATTAGAAGGTAAAATTTCAGATGAAGATATGCAACAGATGAATTATGATGTAACCGTTAAGAATAAAGATCCATATCAAGTGGCAAAAGATTATTTAGAAAAACACAATTTAATAAAACATTAG
- a CDS encoding peptide MFS transporter has product MQDKYIAQDSAVESIPQKGFFGHPKGLGVLFFVEFWERFSYYGMRALLIFYMYFAIKDGGLGMDKGTAQSVMAVYGALIYMTSVLGGWISDRITGTRAATFYGGVLIIIGHIFLSLPLDIVGLFISMFFIIVGSGLMKPSISNIVGRLYPENDTRIDAGFVIFYMSVNLGGLISPLILNQFVNTGNFHAGFLIAAVGMALGLAWYMIFNKKNIGNVGTKPTNPLNQSEKKKYALIFIVAILIIAAVLVITALTGTLSFNIVSTTVLILGVALPIIYFTIMIRSKDVTDDERSRVISFIPLFLLGVVFWSIQEQGANVLNLFAFESSDMKLNLFGWKTDFGPALFQSINPLFIVLLAPVISLIWAKMARRQPSLATKFVLGASLAGASYIMIGLIGHTSGNNLSVNWVILSYIICVIGELCLSPTGNSAAVKLAPKAFNTQMMSLWLLTNACAQAINGTLVKLIEPLGHKNYFLLLGGIAIVVSLVILAFVPKIVKGMRGIK; this is encoded by the coding sequence ATGCAAGACAAATACATAGCGCAAGACTCAGCAGTAGAATCAATTCCTCAAAAAGGATTTTTTGGACATCCTAAAGGACTAGGGGTGCTATTCTTTGTAGAATTTTGGGAAAGATTTAGCTACTATGGTATGCGCGCTTTACTTATCTTTTATATGTATTTCGCTATAAAAGATGGCGGACTAGGTATGGATAAAGGTACCGCACAGTCAGTTATGGCTGTTTACGGTGCACTAATATATATGACATCGGTACTTGGTGGTTGGATTTCGGATAGAATTACGGGTACACGTGCTGCTACTTTCTATGGTGGTGTACTCATTATTATCGGGCATATTTTCTTAAGTTTACCATTAGATATTGTCGGATTATTTATCTCAATGTTCTTCATTATCGTTGGATCTGGTTTAATGAAACCAAGTATTTCTAATATCGTTGGTCGATTATACCCAGAAAATGATACACGTATTGATGCAGGCTTTGTTATTTTCTATATGTCTGTCAATCTAGGTGGACTTATTTCACCATTGATTCTAAATCAGTTCGTAAATACTGGTAATTTCCATGCTGGTTTCTTAATTGCAGCTGTAGGTATGGCGCTTGGTTTAGCTTGGTACATGATATTTAACAAGAAAAATATCGGTAATGTAGGTACAAAACCAACGAATCCATTAAACCAAAGCGAAAAGAAAAAATATGCATTGATATTTATCGTGGCTATTTTAATTATTGCTGCAGTGCTTGTTATTACAGCATTAACTGGTACATTATCATTTAATATCGTTAGTACAACTGTATTGATACTTGGTGTAGCATTACCAATTATCTATTTCACAATTATGATTCGTAGTAAAGATGTTACTGATGATGAACGCTCACGTGTTATTTCATTTATACCACTTTTCCTTTTAGGTGTTGTATTCTGGTCTATTCAAGAACAAGGTGCCAACGTACTTAACCTATTTGCCTTTGAAAGTAGTGATATGAAATTAAACCTCTTTGGTTGGAAGACAGATTTCGGTCCAGCACTATTCCAATCCATTAACCCATTATTCATCGTGTTATTAGCACCTGTTATCTCACTGATATGGGCAAAAATGGCACGACGTCAACCAAGTTTAGCAACTAAATTTGTACTCGGTGCGTCACTAGCTGGTGCTTCTTACATTATGATTGGTTTAATTGGTCACACATCTGGTAATAATTTAAGTGTTAACTGGGTTATTCTTTCCTACATTATTTGTGTTATTGGTGAATTATGTTTATCTCCTACAGGTAACAGTGCAGCAGTTAAATTAGCACCAAAAGCATTTAACACACAAATGATGAGTTTATGGTTATTAACGAATGCATGTGCGCAAGCAATTAACGGTACCTTAGTTAAATTGATTGAACCGCTTGGCCATAAAAATTACTTCCTACTTTTAGGTGGTATTGCAATCGTAGTCAGCCTTGTTATTCTTGCTTTCGTACCAAAAATTGTCAAAGGCATGCGCGGTATTAAATAG
- a CDS encoding 5' nucleotidase, NT5C type — MTKKKIAIDMDEVLADTVGALIEDVNQRTDLGITIDMLDGIKLRHAMPEHDGLLTEILREPGFFKKLKVMSDAQDVVKKLTEHYDVFIATAAMDVPTSFHDKYAWLREYFPFLDPQHFVFCGRKDIVHADYLIDDNPRQLSIFKGTPIIYTATHNINDDRFTRVNNWKEVEQYFLGDSAYHI, encoded by the coding sequence ATGACAAAAAAGAAGATTGCGATTGATATGGACGAAGTGCTTGCAGATACTGTAGGTGCATTGATTGAAGATGTCAATCAACGTACAGACTTAGGGATTACGATTGATATGTTAGATGGCATTAAGTTGAGACATGCCATGCCAGAGCATGATGGTTTGTTAACTGAAATTTTAAGGGAGCCTGGCTTTTTTAAGAAATTAAAAGTGATGTCAGATGCGCAAGATGTTGTTAAAAAATTAACAGAACACTATGATGTGTTTATCGCAACTGCAGCAATGGACGTTCCAACGTCATTTCATGATAAATACGCGTGGTTAAGAGAGTACTTCCCATTCTTAGATCCACAGCATTTTGTATTTTGTGGTAGAAAAGATATTGTACATGCAGATTATTTAATTGATGATAACCCAAGACAACTAAGTATTTTCAAGGGTACACCAATTATATATACGGCTACACATAATATTAATGATGATAGATTTACACGTGTTAATAACTGGAAAGAGGTAGAACAATATTTCCTAGGTGATAGTGCATATCATATCTAA
- a CDS encoding ABC transporter ATP-binding protein → MIEFKNVVKRYGDKTAVDDISFNIQKGEFFVLIGPSGCGKTTTLKMINRLISLSEGYIYFNDKPISDYPVYEMRWDIGYVLQQIALFPHMTIKENIAQVPQMKKWNEQTTNQRVEELMDMVGLEPETYKNRKPDELSGGQQQRVGVVRALAADPPVILMDEPFSALDPISREKLQDDLLELQQQIKKTIIFVTHDIQEAMKLGDRICLLNKGHVEQIDTPEGFINHPKNDFVKQFMGNQLQRTVNDLKLSEIIDGLPIHEQDVKAGYPVIDSDKYVKDIYSALASHEAIIVQDITNATQHVLSRQDIFEILSERKGGHHE, encoded by the coding sequence TATTGATTGGGCCATCTGGTTGCGGTAAGACGACAACTTTAAAGATGATTAATAGATTAATCTCACTTTCAGAAGGTTACATCTATTTTAATGATAAGCCGATAAGTGACTATCCTGTTTATGAAATGAGATGGGATATTGGGTATGTGTTGCAACAAATTGCTTTATTTCCACATATGACAATTAAAGAAAACATTGCGCAAGTACCACAGATGAAAAAATGGAATGAACAAACAACGAATCAGCGTGTTGAAGAACTCATGGATATGGTTGGTTTAGAACCAGAAACATATAAAAATAGAAAACCTGATGAGCTATCTGGTGGTCAACAACAACGTGTAGGCGTTGTTCGAGCATTAGCAGCCGATCCACCAGTTATCTTAATGGATGAGCCATTTAGTGCGTTAGATCCCATTAGTCGAGAGAAATTACAAGATGATTTATTAGAACTTCAACAACAAATCAAGAAAACGATTATTTTTGTGACACATGATATTCAAGAAGCAATGAAATTGGGAGATAGAATTTGTTTGTTAAATAAAGGTCATGTAGAACAAATTGATACGCCAGAAGGATTCATCAATCATCCTAAAAATGACTTTGTGAAACAATTTATGGGAAATCAATTACAACGTACGGTTAATGATTTAAAATTATCAGAAATCATTGATGGACTTCCTATCCATGAGCAAGATGTGAAAGCAGGTTATCCTGTTATCGATAGTGACAAATACGTGAAAGATATCTATTCAGCGTTAGCAAGTCATGAAGCAATTATCGTTCAAGATATTACAAATGCTACGCAACACGTGTTAAGTCGTCAGGACATTTTTGAAATATTATCGGAACGTAAAGGAGGTCATCATGAATGA
- the hisC gene encoding histidinol-phosphate transaminase produces the protein MKKQIEQLSAYEPGLSPRALKENYGIKGELHKLASNENLYGPSPKVKEAIQAHLDELQYYPETGSPLIKEAISKHLNIDPARILFGAGLDEVILMISRAVLTPGDKIVTSEMTFGQYYHNAIVESANVVQVPLQNGEFDLDGILSEIDNDTKLVWLCNPNNPTGRYFTHDALRNFLERVPSHIPVIVDEAYVEFATAKDFPDTLALQQEFENAFLLRTFSKAYGLAGMRIGYVIAAKEAIEKYNIIRPPFNVGRLSEYAALAALEDQEYLASIRERNAEEREKFFELSQSDHFYPSQTNFVFVKTDKPHELYEALLNVGCITREFPNGVRITIGFPEQNAKMREVLAQFTL, from the coding sequence ATGAAGAAACAAATAGAGCAATTATCAGCATATGAACCTGGGTTATCACCTAGAGCATTAAAAGAAAATTATGGTATTAAAGGCGAATTACATAAATTAGCATCGAATGAGAATTTATATGGTCCGTCACCAAAAGTTAAAGAAGCAATTCAAGCACATTTAGATGAATTGCAATATTATCCAGAAACAGGTTCTCCATTAATCAAAGAGGCAATTAGCAAACATTTAAATATAGACCCAGCACGCATTTTATTTGGTGCAGGTTTAGATGAAGTCATTTTAATGATTTCGAGAGCAGTATTGACGCCTGGTGATAAAATTGTGACGAGCGAGATGACATTTGGCCAATATTATCATAACGCAATTGTAGAATCTGCAAATGTGGTGCAAGTTCCATTACAAAACGGTGAATTTGATTTGGATGGCATCTTATCAGAAATAGATAATGATACTAAACTGGTATGGTTATGTAATCCAAATAATCCGACTGGTAGATATTTTACACATGATGCGCTTCGCAATTTCTTGGAACGTGTACCAAGTCATATTCCAGTGATTGTAGATGAAGCATACGTAGAATTCGCTACAGCCAAAGATTTTCCAGATACTTTAGCTTTACAACAAGAATTTGAAAACGCATTTTTATTGCGTACATTTTCAAAAGCATATGGCTTAGCAGGCATGCGTATTGGTTATGTAATTGCAGCAAAAGAAGCCATTGAAAAGTATAATATCATACGTCCACCATTTAACGTAGGACGTTTATCTGAATATGCTGCATTAGCTGCGTTGGAAGATCAAGAATACTTAGCTTCTATCCGTGAACGTAATGCAGAGGAAAGAGAAAAATTCTTTGAATTATCACAAAGTGATCACTTTTACCCAAGCCAAACTAATTTTGTCTTTGTTAAGACGGACAAACCACATGAATTATATGAAGCATTACTCAATGTGGGATGCATAACAAGAGAATTTCCGAATGGCGTAAGAATTACGATCGGTTTCCCAGAACAAAATGCAAAAATGCGTGAAGTATTAGCGCAGTTTACTTTATAA
- a CDS encoding diacylglycerol/lipid kinase family protein, translating to MVSTLTKKQFKHGVLFYHEHTGIKDIYRGLGDVATSLTTFCRHLSIQLSENEGDIITFCQKIKDKRYSDDVDIIFILGGDGTVNELVNGIMKSELNLPIGIIPGGTFNDFVKTLNLNPRHKMASQQLMNAELRPYDVMKINDEYALNFVGLGLIVQNAENVQNGNKDIFGKLSYVGSTVKTLLNPEHFDYKISVDNQTVDGNTSMLVVANGPFIGGSRIPLTDLSPNDGYLNTFIFKEQSSSVLNDVFKQRDSMNWNKMTEGIKHLPAKKITIETDPQMKVDIDGEINLKTPLEIEVIPNAIQILTLPEAQATNQPESE from the coding sequence ATGGTGAGCACCTTGACTAAAAAACAATTTAAACATGGCGTATTATTTTACCATGAACATACCGGGATTAAAGACATCTATAGAGGTCTAGGAGATGTCGCAACATCCTTAACTACATTTTGTAGACATTTATCAATACAACTCAGTGAAAATGAAGGAGATATTATTACCTTCTGCCAAAAAATTAAAGATAAACGTTACAGTGATGATGTTGATATTATCTTTATTTTAGGCGGCGATGGTACGGTCAATGAGTTAGTTAATGGCATTATGAAGAGTGAATTAAATCTTCCTATTGGTATCATTCCAGGAGGCACATTTAATGATTTTGTAAAAACTTTAAATCTTAATCCACGTCATAAAATGGCCAGTCAACAACTGATGAATGCGGAATTAAGACCTTACGATGTCATGAAGATAAATGATGAATATGCACTCAACTTTGTTGGACTTGGATTAATTGTTCAAAATGCTGAAAATGTACAAAATGGTAATAAAGATATCTTTGGTAAGTTAAGTTATGTAGGTTCTACAGTTAAAACGTTACTTAATCCAGAGCATTTTGATTATAAAATTTCAGTTGATAATCAAACCGTAGACGGTAATACTTCAATGCTCGTCGTAGCCAATGGACCTTTTATAGGTGGAAGTCGTATTCCATTAACCGATTTATCACCTAATGATGGTTATTTAAATACGTTCATCTTCAAAGAACAAAGTTCAAGTGTTTTAAATGATGTATTTAAACAACGTGATAGCATGAATTGGAACAAAATGACAGAAGGCATTAAACATTTACCGGCAAAAAAAATAACGATTGAAACAGATCCACAAATGAAGGTGGATATTGATGGAGAAATTAATCTAAAAACACCTTTAGAAATTGAAGTTATCCCAAATGCTATTCAAATCTTGACATTGCCTGAAGCACAAGCAACGAACCAACCAGAAAGTGAATAA
- a CDS encoding peptide MFS transporter, which produces MKKINYTHEEIMESTPRTGFFGHPKGLSTLFFTEFWERFSYYGMKAILIYYLYYSVAEGGFGLSQAVAMQIVAIYGTLIYMSGVIGGWIADRITGTQNAVFYGGFLIMIGHILLSLPNNLTLVMVALAVIIAGTGLLKPNISTTVGELYDRNDVRRDAAFTLFYMGINLGSLTAPLLTGYLQTRISFHAGFLAAAIGMFCGLVVYAIKRKKNLGLAGRNVPNPLTKPELKKFGLISGGIILLFLIYLLILQLNNALTLENFSFLITILGIVLPIYIFINMIASKDVTKDERSRVYSYIPLYITSVAFWMIQEQGSTILATFADKKTQLEMSVLTNGLIDFSIPSAWAQSLNPIFIVVLAPIFATLWMKLGKHNPPTVYKFAIGVIVAGLSYLVMIIPLATGVELINPLWLVLSFLLITIGELCISPVGLSTTTKLAPVTFTARMMSLWMLSNATAQGLNAQLVVVYTKINQSDYFMYSGLFAVVIGILLLIISPKVKRAMKGVY; this is translated from the coding sequence ATGAAAAAAATTAATTATACACACGAAGAAATTATGGAAAGTACTCCAAGAACCGGTTTCTTCGGCCATCCAAAAGGACTAAGTACATTATTCTTCACTGAATTTTGGGAGAGGTTCAGTTACTATGGGATGAAAGCGATACTCATATACTATCTTTACTATAGTGTTGCTGAGGGTGGTTTCGGTCTAAGTCAAGCAGTTGCAATGCAAATTGTTGCTATCTACGGTACATTAATCTACATGTCAGGTGTCATCGGTGGTTGGATTGCCGACAGGATTACCGGCACCCAGAATGCCGTCTTTTATGGTGGCTTCTTGATTATGATAGGTCATATCTTACTTTCACTACCAAATAACTTAACGTTAGTCATGGTAGCACTCGCAGTCATTATTGCTGGTACCGGTTTATTAAAACCAAATATCTCAACGACCGTTGGTGAATTATATGATCGTAACGATGTCCGTCGTGATGCTGCATTCACATTATTTTACATGGGTATTAACTTAGGTAGTTTGACTGCACCGTTATTAACGGGTTACTTACAAACTAGAATTAGTTTCCATGCTGGCTTCTTAGCTGCTGCAATTGGCATGTTCTGTGGTTTAGTCGTTTACGCAATTAAACGTAAGAAAAACTTAGGATTAGCTGGTCGTAATGTTCCTAATCCACTAACTAAGCCTGAACTTAAAAAATTCGGTTTGATATCTGGTGGTATCATTCTATTATTCTTAATTTACTTACTTATCCTGCAATTAAATAATGCTTTAACTTTAGAAAATTTCAGTTTCTTAATTACTATTTTAGGTATCGTATTACCGATTTACATCTTTATTAATATGATTGCGAGTAAAGATGTAACGAAAGATGAACGTTCACGTGTTTACAGTTACATACCTTTATATATCACATCTGTTGCCTTTTGGATGATTCAAGAACAAGGCTCAACGATTTTAGCAACATTCGCAGATAAAAAGACACAATTAGAAATGTCAGTGCTTACAAATGGTTTAATTGACTTTTCAATACCATCAGCTTGGGCACAGTCACTCAACCCAATCTTTATCGTGGTACTTGCACCAATATTTGCAACACTTTGGATGAAATTAGGTAAACACAATCCACCTACCGTTTATAAATTTGCTATCGGTGTAATCGTTGCTGGTTTGTCTTACTTAGTTATGATTATTCCTTTAGCTACAGGCGTTGAATTAATAAATCCATTATGGCTTGTACTCAGTTTCTTATTAATTACAATTGGTGAACTTTGTATATCACCTGTTGGTTTGTCTACAACGACTAAATTAGCACCTGTGACATTTACAGCACGTATGATGAGTTTGTGGATGTTAAGTAATGCTACTGCACAAGGACTTAACGCACAACTTGTTGTTGTCTATACAAAAATAAATCAAAGTGACTATTTTATGTATTCAGGTTTATTTGCAGTCGTTATCGGTATACTTCTATTAATCATTTCACCTAAAGTAAAACGTGCCATGAAAGGCGTATACTAA
- the queF gene encoding preQ(1) synthase: protein MTEGRNKEELEDITLLGNQNNKYDFDYRPDVLESFDNKHQGRDYFVKFNCPEFTSLCPITGQPDFATIYISYIPNIKMVESKSLKLYLFSFRNHGDFHEDCMNIIMNDLIELMDPHYIEVWGKFTPRGGISIDPYTNYGRPDSKYEKMAEHRLMNHDLYPEKIDNR from the coding sequence ATGACAGAAGGACGTAATAAAGAAGAATTAGAAGATATTACATTACTCGGTAATCAAAATAACAAATACGATTTTGATTATAGACCTGACGTTTTAGAGTCGTTTGATAATAAGCATCAGGGACGCGATTATTTTGTTAAATTCAATTGCCCTGAGTTCACATCACTCTGCCCTATTACTGGTCAACCAGATTTCGCTACAATTTATATTTCTTATATTCCAAATATCAAAATGGTTGAATCAAAATCTTTAAAACTTTATTTATTTAGTTTTAGAAATCACGGTGATTTCCACGAAGACTGCATGAACATCATAATGAATGATTTAATCGAACTCATGGACCCTCATTATATTGAAGTTTGGGGCAAGTTCACACCACGTGGTGGCATCTCAATTGATCCATATACCAATTATGGCCGTCCAGATTCTAAATATGAAAAAATGGCAGAACATCGTTTAATGAATCATGATCTTTATCCTGAAAAAATAGATAATCGTTAA